From a single Klebsiella quasivariicola genomic region:
- a CDS encoding EAL domain-containing protein → MLLVTVSLLSGLMIYIIIMNRAELNSSLSARFVKALKNEALSLVYQPIYRIEDGQICGFEALLRWKDERLGNISPEVFIPLSEREGLQEDVTLFVINHAIREFIHTAIQNEIFLSVNINPSDLDSEKFRDKLLGLISEYNIPYKTILLEITERQGGDFEGMKIHIDKYKNHGVRFAIDDFGTGYSNLNLVTALDVDEIKIDKSLTSAIGTESLRYDLLPGLHEMFRSIADKIVFEGVETQEQVNYLKTFWPQSYAQGWYYSRALPLEEARKLTIRELN, encoded by the coding sequence ATGTTATTAGTAACAGTGTCACTACTTTCCGGTTTAATGATTTATATTATCATTATGAACAGAGCAGAACTCAATAGTTCACTATCTGCAAGGTTTGTAAAGGCTTTGAAAAATGAAGCCCTGTCGCTGGTCTATCAACCTATTTACAGAATTGAAGACGGACAGATCTGCGGATTTGAGGCCTTGCTCAGATGGAAAGATGAAAGACTCGGGAATATTAGCCCTGAAGTATTTATACCGCTTTCTGAAAGGGAAGGGTTGCAGGAGGATGTGACTTTATTCGTCATTAACCATGCTATCCGAGAATTTATCCATACTGCTATTCAGAATGAAATATTTTTGAGCGTAAACATTAATCCAAGCGATCTTGATTCAGAAAAATTCAGGGATAAACTACTAGGATTAATTTCTGAATATAACATCCCATATAAAACAATCCTTCTTGAAATTACGGAGCGTCAAGGAGGGGATTTTGAAGGTATGAAAATTCACATTGATAAATATAAAAATCATGGTGTCAGGTTTGCCATCGATGACTTTGGGACAGGATATTCTAATCTTAATCTGGTAACTGCGCTTGATGTAGATGAAATAAAAATAGACAAATCGCTAACTAGTGCTATTGGTACTGAATCTTTACGATATGATCTTCTTCCCGGACTGCATGAGATGTTCCGCTCCATTGCAGATAAGATTGTGTTTGAGGGTGTAGAGACTCAGGAGCAGGTGAACTATCTGAAGACGTTCTGGCCACAGAGTTATGCTCAGGGCTGGTATTACTCCAGAGCGCTTCCGCTGGAAGAAGCGAGAAAACTTACCATCCGGGAATTGAACTGA
- a CDS encoding IS5-like element ISKpn26 family transposase yields MSHQLTFADSEFSTKRRQTRKEIFLSRMEQILPWQNMTAVIEPFYPKAGNGRRPYPLETMLRIHCMQHWYNLSDGAMEDALYEIASMRLFARLSLDSALPDRTTIMNFRHLLEQHQLARQLFKTINRWLAEAGVMMTQGTLVDATIIEAPSSTKNKEQQRDPEMHQTKKGNQWHFGMKAHIGVDAKSGLTHSLVTTAANEHDLNQLGNLLHGEEQFVSADAGYQGAPQREELAEVDVDWLIAERPGKVKTLKQHPRKNKTAINIEYMKASIRARVEHPFRIIKRQFGFVKARYRGLLKNDNQLAMLFTLANLFRVDQMIRQWERSQ; encoded by the coding sequence ATGAGCCATCAACTCACCTTCGCCGATAGTGAATTCAGCACTAAGCGCCGTCAGACCCGAAAAGAGATTTTCCTCTCCCGCATGGAGCAGATTCTGCCATGGCAGAATATGACCGCTGTCATCGAGCCGTTTTATCCCAAGGCGGGCAATGGCCGACGGCCCTATCCGCTGGAGACCATGCTGCGTATTCACTGCATGCAGCATTGGTACAACCTGAGCGACGGTGCCATGGAAGATGCCCTGTACGAAATCGCCTCCATGCGCCTGTTTGCCCGATTATCCCTGGATAGCGCCCTGCCGGATCGCACCACCATCATGAATTTCCGCCACCTGCTCGAGCAGCATCAACTGGCCCGTCAATTGTTCAAGACCATCAATCGCTGGCTGGCCGAAGCAGGCGTCATGATGACCCAAGGCACTTTGGTGGATGCCACCATCATTGAGGCACCCAGCTCTACCAAGAACAAAGAGCAGCAACGCGATCCGGAGATGCATCAGACCAAGAAAGGCAATCAGTGGCACTTTGGCATGAAGGCCCACATTGGTGTCGATGCCAAGAGTGGCCTGACCCACAGCCTGGTCACCACCGCGGCCAACGAGCATGACCTCAATCAGCTGGGTAATCTGCTTCATGGAGAGGAGCAATTTGTCTCAGCCGATGCCGGCTACCAAGGAGCGCCACAGCGCGAGGAGCTGGCCGAGGTGGATGTGGACTGGCTGATCGCCGAGCGTCCCGGCAAGGTAAAAACCTTGAAGCAGCATCCGCGCAAGAACAAAACGGCCATCAACATCGAATACATGAAAGCCAGCATCCGTGCCAGGGTGGAGCACCCGTTTCGCATCATCAAGCGGCAGTTCGGCTTCGTGAAAGCCAGATACAGGGGGCTGCTGAAAAACGATAACCAACTGGCGATGTTATTCACCCTGGCCAACCTGTTTCGGGTGGACCAAATGATACGTCAGTGGGAGAGATCTCAGTAA
- a CDS encoding DUF2254 domain-containing protein — translation MISRWKWILKQTVKKLWFRATLFAIVAIITALLSILFKSMIPESVSVKVGAEAVDNILNILASSMLAVTTFSLSIMVTAYGSATTNVTPRATRLVVEDVTTQNVLATFIGSFLFSLVGIIALSMGAYGERGRVILFIVTLVVIALILITLLRWIQHLTSLGRVGETTAKVEQAAIETFIARARNPCLGGYPWLENNEQPKGTVAVYPKKIGYVEYINMVKLSKLLTNDPRHVYLVAQPGSFIHPSMPVLYLSQGQESSISADLLETIIVSDVRSFAQDPRFCLSVMAEIACRALSPAVNDPGTAIDVIGRGVRILSTYAQNKSDEIEVKYPSVHVAPLQNNDLLEDFFSPVARDGAGMREIQIRVLKGLSMLSKGWPGIFSEAAHNLAFETLEHAIRADHIDSDRCLIKSIYYNLFSGEDSNKKP, via the coding sequence ATGATTTCACGCTGGAAATGGATTCTGAAGCAGACAGTTAAAAAGCTATGGTTCAGGGCAACGTTATTCGCCATTGTCGCGATAATAACGGCCCTTTTATCAATTCTTTTTAAATCAATGATACCTGAGTCGGTTTCCGTGAAGGTTGGTGCGGAAGCAGTCGATAACATTCTGAACATACTGGCATCGAGTATGCTGGCAGTGACCACTTTTTCGTTGAGTATCATGGTCACAGCCTACGGTTCAGCCACTACTAATGTGACTCCCAGAGCTACGCGTTTAGTTGTTGAAGACGTAACCACACAAAATGTACTGGCCACCTTCATCGGTTCTTTTCTCTTCAGTCTGGTAGGGATTATTGCCCTCAGTATGGGAGCTTATGGAGAAAGGGGGAGAGTCATTTTATTCATTGTCACACTGGTTGTCATTGCCTTAATCCTCATCACATTGCTTCGCTGGATACAGCATTTGACCTCTCTGGGAAGGGTAGGTGAGACAACGGCAAAAGTAGAACAGGCGGCCATCGAAACATTTATTGCGAGAGCAAGAAATCCCTGTCTCGGCGGATATCCATGGCTTGAGAACAATGAACAGCCGAAAGGAACGGTTGCAGTTTATCCGAAGAAGATTGGCTATGTTGAATATATTAATATGGTGAAACTTAGCAAGCTGCTGACCAATGATCCCCGTCATGTATACCTCGTGGCGCAGCCAGGCAGTTTCATCCATCCATCCATGCCCGTTTTGTACCTGAGTCAAGGCCAGGAGTCATCAATCAGCGCCGATTTACTTGAGACGATTATTGTCTCGGATGTACGTTCATTTGCTCAGGATCCCCGATTTTGTCTTAGCGTCATGGCCGAAATAGCCTGCCGGGCACTTTCCCCCGCAGTGAACGATCCTGGAACCGCCATTGATGTCATTGGCAGAGGTGTTCGTATACTTTCCACTTACGCGCAGAATAAATCTGATGAAATAGAAGTGAAATATCCTTCAGTTCATGTTGCACCACTTCAGAATAACGATCTACTGGAAGACTTTTTCTCACCTGTCGCGCGCGATGGTGCCGGTATGAGGGAGATACAGATAAGAGTCCTTAAAGGACTGTCTATGCTGAGTAAGGGTTGGCCTGGGATATTTTCTGAGGCCGCGCATAATTTAGCATTTGAAACATTAGAGCATGCAATACGTGCTGACCATATAGATTCTGACAGATGTCTAATAAAATCAATTTATTATAATTTATTTAGTGGTGAAGACTCTAATAAAAAACCATAG
- a CDS encoding BCCT family transporter, translated as MSDNDTIPKKSTSQINKAVFFTSALLIFLLVAFAAVFPDVADKNFKLLQQQIFTNASWFYILAVALILLSVTFLGLSRYGDIKLGPDHAQPDFSYHSWFAMLFSAGMGIGLMFFGVAEPVMHYLSPPVGTPETVAAAKEAMRLTFFHWGLHAWAIYAIVALILAFFSYRHGLPLTLRSALYPIIGDRIYGPVGHAVDIFAVIGTVFGVATSLGYGVLQVNAGLNHLFGVPINETVQVILIVVITGLATISVVSGLDKGIRILSELNLGLALLLLALVLCLGPTVLLLKSFVENTGGYLSELVSKTFNLYAYEPKSSKWLGGWTLLYWGWWLSWSPFVGMFIARVSRGRTIREFVTGVLFVPAGFTLMWMTVFGNSAIYLIMNQGATDLANTVQQDVALALFNFLEHFPFSSVLSFIAMAMVIVFFVTSADSGAMVVDTLATGGVANTPVWQRIFWASLMGIVAIALLLAGGLSALQTVTIASALPFSVILLISIYGLLKALRRDLTKRESLSMATIAPTAARNPIPWQRRLRNIAYLPKRSLVKRFMDDVIQPAMTLVQEELNKQGTISHISDAVEDRIRLEVDLGNELNFIYEVRLRGYSSPTFALAAMDNNEQQTEQHRYYRAEVYLKEGGQNYDVMGWNQEQLINDILDQYEKHLHFLHLVR; from the coding sequence ATGAGTGATAATGATACAATCCCGAAGAAGTCTACAAGCCAGATTAACAAAGCGGTATTCTTTACATCTGCTTTGCTAATTTTCCTTCTTGTCGCCTTTGCCGCCGTATTCCCGGATGTCGCCGACAAAAATTTTAAACTACTACAGCAACAAATCTTCACGAATGCCAGCTGGTTCTACATCCTTGCTGTGGCCCTGATTTTACTAAGTGTCACGTTCCTTGGACTCTCACGCTACGGTGATATCAAGCTGGGCCCGGACCATGCGCAGCCTGATTTCAGCTACCATTCCTGGTTTGCGATGCTTTTTTCGGCAGGGATGGGGATCGGCCTGATGTTCTTTGGCGTTGCCGAACCTGTAATGCATTATCTTTCGCCTCCCGTTGGCACGCCAGAAACCGTTGCGGCAGCCAAGGAAGCAATGCGTCTGACCTTCTTCCACTGGGGACTGCACGCATGGGCAATTTATGCCATTGTGGCGCTGATTCTGGCGTTCTTCAGTTACCGTCACGGTCTGCCTTTAACTCTGCGCTCCGCACTCTATCCCATTATTGGCGATCGCATATACGGGCCTGTAGGTCATGCGGTTGATATTTTCGCTGTTATAGGCACGGTCTTTGGCGTCGCGACATCGCTGGGTTACGGCGTTTTGCAGGTGAATGCCGGTTTGAACCATCTTTTCGGGGTGCCCATCAATGAAACGGTGCAGGTTATTCTGATCGTGGTCATCACGGGGTTAGCGACGATTTCAGTGGTGTCCGGCCTGGATAAGGGAATACGTATCCTGTCTGAGCTCAATCTGGGTCTGGCGTTGTTGCTCCTGGCGCTGGTCCTGTGTCTGGGACCAACCGTGCTTCTGCTGAAGTCATTTGTGGAAAATACGGGCGGTTATCTTTCGGAACTGGTGAGTAAAACGTTCAACCTTTACGCGTATGAGCCTAAGTCGAGCAAATGGCTGGGGGGCTGGACATTACTGTACTGGGGATGGTGGCTTTCATGGTCGCCGTTTGTGGGGATGTTCATCGCACGGGTCTCCCGCGGGCGAACCATTCGCGAGTTTGTCACCGGCGTGCTGTTTGTTCCCGCGGGTTTTACGCTAATGTGGATGACAGTGTTTGGTAACAGCGCGATCTATCTCATTATGAACCAGGGGGCCACAGACCTCGCCAATACTGTTCAGCAGGATGTGGCGCTGGCCCTGTTTAATTTCCTGGAGCATTTCCCGTTCTCTTCCGTGCTGTCATTCATCGCAATGGCGATGGTCATCGTCTTCTTTGTCACGTCTGCTGACTCGGGGGCAATGGTAGTTGATACTCTGGCAACAGGTGGAGTGGCAAACACACCCGTCTGGCAGCGAATATTTTGGGCCTCGCTCATGGGCATTGTCGCAATTGCGCTTCTCCTTGCCGGAGGGCTAAGTGCGCTGCAAACAGTGACAATAGCGAGTGCATTGCCTTTCTCAGTGATCTTACTGATATCCATATACGGACTTTTAAAAGCTTTGCGCCGGGATTTGACCAAGCGTGAAAGCCTGAGCATGGCGACAATTGCTCCTACGGCTGCACGTAACCCAATTCCCTGGCAGAGAAGGTTACGCAATATCGCGTATCTGCCGAAGCGATCTCTTGTGAAACGTTTTATGGACGACGTCATCCAGCCCGCCATGACGCTGGTTCAGGAAGAGCTGAACAAGCAGGGGACGATAAGCCACATCAGTGACGCAGTCGAGGATCGTATTCGTCTTGAAGTCGATTTGGGTAACGAGCTGAATTTTATATATGAAGTGAGGCTTCGCGGGTATAGCTCACCGACCTTCGCGCTCGCCGCGATGGATAATAATGAGCAGCAGACTGAACAACATAGATATTATCGCGCTGAGGTATATCTCAAAGAAGGCGGTCAAAATTATGATGTGATGGGCTGGAACCAGGAGCAGCTGATTAATGACATACTGGACCAGTACGAAAAACATCTGCACTTCCTGCACCTCGTTCGTTAA
- a CDS encoding IS1 family transposase (programmed frameshift) — protein sequence MASISIRCPSCSATEGVVRNGKSTAGHQRYLCSHCRKTWQLQFTYTASQPGTHQKIIDMAMNGVGCRASARIMGVGLNTVLRHFKKLRPQSVTSRIQPGSDVIVCAEMDEQWGYVGAKSRQRWLFYAYDRIRRTVVAHVFGERTLATLERLLSLLSAFEVVVWMTDGWPLYESRLKGKLHVISKRYTQRIERHNLNLRQHLARLGRKSLSFSKSVELYDKVIGHYLNIKHYQ from the exons GTGGCTTCCATTTCCATCAGATGTCCTTCCTGCTCCGCTACTGAAGGCGTGGTGCGTAACGGCAAAAGCACTGCCGGACATCAGCGCTATCTCTGCTCTCATTGCCGTAAAACATGGCAACTACAGTTCACTTACACCGCCTCTCAGCCCGGTACGCACCAGAAAATCATTGATATGGCCATGAATGGCGTCGGATGTCGCGCCAGTGCACGCATTATGGGCGTTGGCCTCAACACGGTTTTACGTCACT TTAAAAAACTCAGGCCGCAGTCGGTAACCTCGCGCATACAACCGGGCAGTGATGTGATTGTCTGCGCTGAAATGGACGAACAGTGGGGCTACGTCGGTGCTAAATCACGTCAGCGCTGGCTGTTTTACGCGTATGACAGGATACGGAGGACGGTTGTGGCGCACGTCTTCGGTGAACGCACTCTGGCCACACTGGAGCGTCTTCTGAGCCTGCTGTCGGCCTTTGAGGTCGTGGTATGGATGACGGATGGCTGGCCGCTGTATGAATCCCGCCTGAAGGGAAAGCTGCACGTTATCAGCAAGCGTTACACTCAGCGCATTGAGCGACATAACCTGAATCTGCGACAACATCTGGCAAGGCTGGGACGGAAGTCACTGTCGTTCTCAAAATCGGTGGAGCTGTATGACAAGGTCATCGGGCATTATCTGAACATAAAACACTATCAGTAA
- a CDS encoding IS3 family transposase (programmed frameshift): MTGILLGQEARKRKTPQEKIAIIQQTMEPGMNVSHVARLHGIQPSLLFKWKKQYQEGSLTAVAAGEEVVPASELTAALKQVRELQRLLGKKTMEVEILKEAVEYGQSPKMDSARALVAKGRGIALVSRTMGVSRAQLSLRINRSADWQDKRCNRRNDEADEEILSAILDIISDMPSYGYRRVWGILRKQRRTEGQPPVNAKRLYRIMSEHNLLLLHDKPERPKREHKGKIAVAESDMRWCSDGFEFGCDNGEKLRVTFALDCCDREAIDWAASTGGYDSSTVQDVMLRSVEKRFGDRLPDTAVQWLTDNGSAYTAYETWRFARELNLEPCTTAVSSPQSNGMAERFVKTMKEDYIAFMPKPDVRTALRNLAVAFTHYNENHPHSALGYHSPREYRRQRTSLT, from the exons ATGACCGGGATCCTGTTAGGGCAAGAAGCCCGTAAACGTAAAACTCCTCAGGAGAAGATCGCCATTATCCAGCAGACGATGGAGCCGGGCATGAATGTCTCCCATGTCGCCCGCCTGCATGGTATCCAGCCCAGCCTGCTGTTTAAGTGGAAGAAGCAATATCAGGAAGGCAGCCTCACCGCCGTTGCGGCCGGAGAGGAAGTCGTTCCTGCTTCTGAGCTTACTGCTGCTCTGAAGCAGGTCCGGGAACTTCAGCGCCTTCTGGGCAAGAAGACGATGGAAGTTGAGATCCTGAAAGAAGCCGTGGAGTACGGCCAGTCGC CGAAAATGGATAGCGCACGCGCCCTTGTTGCCAAAGGACGGGGAATAGCCCTGGTCAGCCGCACCATGGGCGTGTCGCGTGCGCAGCTGTCACTGCGGATTAACCGTTCTGCCGACTGGCAGGACAAGCGCTGTAACCGGCGTAATGACGAAGCAGACGAAGAAATACTGTCGGCTATCCTCGACATCATCAGCGATATGCCGAGTTATGGTTATCGACGCGTGTGGGGCATCCTGCGCAAGCAACGTCGCACAGAGGGACAGCCACCTGTGAACGCCAAACGGCTTTACAGGATAATGAGCGAGCATAACCTGTTGTTGTTGCATGACAAACCAGAGCGACCGAAGCGTGAACATAAGGGCAAGATAGCGGTGGCAGAAAGCGATATGCGCTGGTGTTCAGATGGCTTCGAGTTCGGCTGCGACAACGGCGAAAAACTGCGGGTAACGTTCGCGCTGGACTGCTGCGACCGTGAGGCCATAGACTGGGCAGCAAGCACGGGAGGCTATGACAGTTCAACCGTGCAGGATGTGATGCTGAGGTCGGTGGAAAAGCGCTTCGGCGACAGGTTGCCCGATACAGCGGTGCAGTGGCTGACGGACAACGGTTCAGCGTATACCGCGTATGAAACGTGGAGGTTCGCGAGAGAGCTGAATCTGGAGCCCTGCACAACAGCGGTGAGCAGCCCGCAGAGTAATGGCATGGCCGAACGGTTCGTGAAAACGATGAAAGAAGACTATATCGCGTTCATGCCAAAACCGGATGTGAGAACAGCACTGCGAAACCTTGCAGTAGCGTTCACGCATTACAATGAAAACCACCCGCACAGCGCGCTGGGATATCACTCCCCGAGGGAATACCGGCGGCAGCGGACATCGTTAACTTAA
- the silE gene encoding silver-binding protein SilE, producing MKNIVLASLLGFGLISSAWATETVNIHDRVNNAQAPAHQMQSAEAPVGIQGTAPRMTGMDQHEQAIIAHETMTNGSADAHQKMVESHQKMMGNNTVSTTVPSTSYAAMNEHERAAVAHEFMNNGQSGPHQAMAEAHRRMINAG from the coding sequence ATGAAAAATATCGTATTAGCATCTTTGCTGGGCTTTGGTTTAATTTCATCGGCCTGGGCCACTGAAACCGTGAATATCCATGATCGCGTCAACAATGCACAGGCTCCTGCTCACCAGATGCAGTCTGCTGAGGCTCCTGTCGGGATCCAGGGGACTGCTCCTCGTATGACCGGTATGGACCAGCATGAACAGGCCATTATTGCTCATGAAACCATGACGAACGGCTCGGCGGATGCTCACCAGAAAATGGTGGAAAGTCATCAGAAGATGATGGGAAATAACACGGTATCCACGACCGTCCCGTCAACGTCTTACGCGGCGATGAATGAGCATGAAAGAGCAGCGGTTGCTCATGAATTCATGAATAACGGGCAATCCGGCCCACATCAGGCCATGGCCGAAGCGCACCGCCGCATGATCAATGCAGGCTGA
- the silS gene encoding copper/silver sensor histidine kinase SilS, whose product MHSKPSRRPFSLALRLTFFISLSTILAFIAFTWFMLHSVEKHFAEQDVSDLQQISTTLSRILQSPADPDEKKVSKIKESIASYRNVALLLLNPRGEVLFSSAQGAALRPAVNSADFSEHSRARDVFLWTVEDPAGPMDTGSEMKMETYRIIASSGQAIFQGKQQNYVMLTGLSINFHLHYLDALKKNLIAIAVVISLLIVLIIRIAVRQGHLPLRNVSNAIKNITSENLDARLEPTRVPIELEQLVISFNHMIGKIEDVFTRQANFSADIAHEIRTPITNLVTQTEIALSQDRTQRELEDVLYSSLEEYNRMTKMVSDMLFLAQADNNQLIPDRVMFDLRAEVMKVFEFFEAWAEERNITLKFNGMPCLVEGDPQMFRRAINNLLSNALRYTPEGQAITVSIREQESFFDLVIENPGKPIPEEHLSRLFDRFYRVDPSRQRKGEGSGIGLAIVKSIVEAHHGRVQVESDVRSTRFILSVPRLEKMIPETQC is encoded by the coding sequence ATGCATAGCAAACCGTCCAGACGACCTTTCTCACTCGCTCTGCGGCTGACCTTTTTTATCAGCCTGTCCACAATACTGGCGTTTATCGCCTTCACCTGGTTTATGCTGCATTCTGTTGAAAAGCATTTTGCCGAGCAGGATGTCAGCGATCTGCAACAAATCAGCACCACACTGAGCCGTATACTCCAGTCCCCGGCAGATCCGGATGAAAAAAAAGTAAGCAAAATAAAGGAATCAATTGCCAGCTACCGCAACGTTGCCCTTTTGCTCCTCAATCCCAGGGGTGAAGTGCTCTTTAGCTCAGCTCAGGGGGCGGCACTACGCCCGGCAGTGAATTCAGCAGATTTTAGCGAGCACAGCCGCGCACGGGATGTCTTTCTCTGGACGGTGGAGGATCCTGCGGGACCGATGGATACCGGGTCCGAAATGAAGATGGAAACATACAGGATTATCGCCTCCTCTGGTCAGGCGATATTTCAGGGCAAACAGCAGAACTATGTCATGCTGACTGGCCTATCCATTAATTTCCATCTCCATTACCTCGATGCGCTGAAAAAGAACCTGATTGCGATTGCCGTCGTGATAAGCCTGTTGATTGTTCTGATCATTCGAATCGCTGTCCGTCAGGGGCACCTGCCCCTTCGTAATGTCAGCAATGCCATTAAAAACATCACCTCCGAGAATCTTGATGCGCGACTGGAACCGACACGCGTTCCCATTGAGCTGGAGCAACTGGTTATCTCGTTCAATCATATGATTGGAAAGATTGAGGATGTCTTTACCCGCCAGGCCAATTTCTCTGCCGATATCGCGCATGAGATCAGAACGCCCATCACCAATCTGGTGACGCAGACTGAAATCGCACTGAGTCAGGATCGAACACAGAGGGAACTTGAGGATGTCCTCTATTCCAGTCTTGAAGAGTATAACCGGATGACCAAAATGGTCAGCGATATGCTGTTCCTGGCACAGGCAGATAATAATCAGCTGATACCTGACAGGGTCATGTTTGACCTCAGAGCGGAAGTCATGAAAGTCTTCGAGTTTTTCGAAGCCTGGGCCGAAGAACGCAATATCACGCTCAAATTTAACGGGATGCCCTGCCTGGTTGAGGGAGATCCACAAATGTTCAGAAGGGCGATCAATAATCTGTTATCCAATGCCCTGCGTTATACCCCGGAGGGACAGGCAATCACCGTCTCAATAAGAGAGCAGGAGAGCTTTTTTGACCTTGTGATTGAAAATCCGGGGAAACCGATCCCTGAAGAACATTTATCAAGGCTGTTTGACCGTTTTTATCGGGTGGATCCATCCAGACAACGAAAAGGAGAAGGCAGCGGCATCGGCCTTGCGATTGTGAAGTCAATCGTGGAAGCACATCACGGAAGAGTGCAGGTGGAATCAGACGTACGCTCCACGCGTTTTATCTTATCCGTGCCCAGACTGGAGAAAATGATCCCGGAAACCCAATGCTGA
- the silR gene encoding copper/silver response regulator transcription factor SilR, translating to MKILIVEDEIKTGEYLSKGLTEAGFVVDHADNGLTGYHLAMTAEYDLVILDIMLPDVNGWDIIRMLRSAGKGMPVLLLTALGTIEHRVKGLELGADDYLVKPFAFAELLARVRTLLRRGNTMITESQLKVADLSVDLVSRKVSRAGNRIVLTSKEFSLLEFFIRHQGEVLPRSLIASQVWDMNFDSDTNAIDVAVKRLRAKIDNDYGTKLIQTVRGVGYMLEIPDA from the coding sequence ATGAAAATATTAATCGTTGAAGACGAAATTAAAACAGGTGAATATCTCAGCAAGGGGCTGACAGAGGCGGGGTTCGTCGTGGATCACGCTGATAATGGTCTGACCGGATATCATCTTGCCATGACAGCCGAGTATGATTTAGTCATCCTGGATATCATGCTGCCTGATGTAAACGGCTGGGATATCATCCGTATGCTGCGCAGTGCCGGAAAGGGGATGCCGGTATTACTGCTGACGGCCCTTGGCACGATTGAACACAGGGTCAAAGGACTTGAGCTGGGTGCGGACGATTATCTGGTGAAGCCCTTTGCGTTTGCTGAACTGCTCGCCCGGGTAAGAACCCTCCTCAGGCGGGGAAACACGATGATCACGGAAAGCCAGCTTAAAGTGGCTGACCTCTCGGTTGATCTCGTATCCAGAAAAGTCAGCCGCGCCGGGAACCGCATTGTGCTCACCAGTAAAGAGTTCAGCTTGCTGGAATTCTTCATTCGCCATCAGGGAGAAGTTCTTCCCCGCTCCCTGATTGCCTCTCAGGTCTGGGACATGAATTTTGACAGCGACACTAACGCGATTGATGTCGCAGTAAAGCGACTCCGCGCTAAAATAGACAACGATTACGGGACAAAACTGATCCAGACAGTGCGGGGCGTGGGCTACATGCTGGAGATCCCGGATGCATAG